One Platichthys flesus chromosome 14, fPlaFle2.1, whole genome shotgun sequence genomic region harbors:
- the LOC133968072 gene encoding excitatory amino acid transporter 1-like isoform X1, producing the protein METDCPQSELNSVKVEEPQEIQTYRRCNIVAFLKRNTFVILTVIAVLSGIGLGFALRPINMSDRDVRYLMFPGEMLLRILQMLILPLIVSSLISGTSSFDRKAYGRIGLRAVCYYLLTTLIATVTGILLAVIIQPGNWSRNTSASSGGRTEAVQNVDAVLDLIRNMIPSNLVEACFRKFKTVYSRSVSTGFNITEAGENNNTVPVPGSSDGMNMLGLLVFSVAFGLILGGMGSQGKPLRDFFDCLNQAIMHLVNIFIWYSPVGIFFLMAGQVVKMTDMGAMGQEVGMYTLTVIAGLVVHSFLTLPLIYFSVTRKNPFRFMSGVLQALATAFGTSSSSATLPVTLHCMEVNHSMDTRVTRFLLPTGATMNMDGGALYEAVAALFIAQLHNMNFDLGRIIVLSLIVIVASTGGAGIPQAGLVTLMIVLSTAGLPTENISLLIMVDWILDRLRTTTNVLGDCIGVGVVQHLSRRELQNPGPAGESLMEENLHL; encoded by the exons ATGGAAACAGATTGTCCTCAGTCTGAGTTGAACTCAGTAAAAGTGGAAGAACCTCAGGAAATTCAAACATACCGCAGATGTAATATTGTGGCGTTCCTGAAGAGAAACACTTTTGTTATCCTCACAGTTATAGCTGTTCTATCAG GAATTGGTCTGGGCTTTGCTCTACGACCCATTAACATGTCAGACAGGGATGTAAGATACTTAATGTTTCCCGGAGAGATGCTGCTGAGAATCCTGCAGATGCTGATTCTTCCTCTCATCGTTTCAAGTCTGATTTCAG GCACGTCGTCTTTTGACAGGAAAGCTTATGGGAGAATTGGACTGAGGGCGGTTTGCTATTACCTGCTCACCACACTTATTGCTACAGTCACTGGTATCCTTTTAGCCGTCATCATCCAGCCAGGGAACTGGTCCAGGAACACCTCGGCCTCCTCTGGTGGTAGAACGGAGGCTGTGCAGAATGTGGACGCTGTTCTGGATCTAATCAG aaacatGATCCCCTCCAATCTGGTTGAAGCTTGTTTCAGAAAG TTTAAAACAGTTTATTCCAGAAGTGTTTCTACAGGATTTAATATCACTGAGGCCGGTGAGAACA ACAACACTGTACCAGTGCCGGGCTCGTCAGATGGTATGAATATGTTGGGGCTGTTGGTCTTCTCCGTGGCCTTCGGCCTCATTCTGGGCGGCATGGGGTCTCAGGGAAAACCTCTGAGGGATTTCTTTGACTGCCTCAATCAAGCTATTATGCATCTGGTCAACATATTCATCTG GTACTCCCCTGTGGGAATCTTCTTCCTGATGGCAGGGCAGGTTGTGAAGATGACAGATATGGGAGCGATGGGCCAGGAAGTAGGGATGTACACTCTCACTGTGATTGCTGGCCTGGTGGTTCACAGTTTCCTCACTCTGCCCCTCATCTACTTTTCTGTCACACGAAAGAATCCCTTCAGATTCATGAGTGGTGTTCTGCAGGCTCTCGCCACCGCCTTTGGGACGTCATCAAG ctctGCAACTTTACCTGTAACTCTTCACTGCATGGAGGTCAATCACAGCATGGACACACGGGTGACCCGCTTCTTGCTTCCTACTGGCGCCACAATGAACATGGATGGTGGAGCCCTCTATGAAGCAGTGGCAGCTTTATTCATAGCCCAGCTACATAATATGAATTTTGACCTGGGTCGAATCATCGTCCTCAG TTTGATTGTTATAGTTGCGAGCACTGGTGGGGCAGGCATCCCACAGGCTGGACTGGTAACCCTGATGATAGTGTTGTCAACCGCTGGACTGCCCACTGAAAATATCTCACTGCTTATCATGGTTGATTGGATTCT TGATCGTTTGAGGACAACCACCAACGTACTGGGAGACTGTATTGGTGTCGGTGTGGTTCAGCATCTGTCCAGACGTGAGCTGCAGAACCCCGGGCCTGCAGGAGAAAGTTTGATGGAAGAAAACCTCCATCTATGA
- the atcayb gene encoding caytaxin isoform X1, with product MTFISHVCQPQRAEACPPRPRMGTAEATLRMDSMEVKDEWQDEDFPRPLPEDGDVDSSCGLTDNRKYPPASLNVGESVAQHKRRTLVAPDMNLSLDQSEGSVLSDSYLETPDDLDINVEDIETPDDTDSLEFINNGNELEWEDDTPVATAKRLPGDSEEERDSSGRLWRTVIIGDQEQRIDMQVIRPYLRVVTHGGYYGEGLNAIIVFAACCLPDSNCEDYTYIMENLFLYVVSSLELLVAEDYMIVYLNGATPRRKMPGISWLKRCYQMIDRKLRKNLKCLIIAHPTWFIRTVLAISRPFISVKFMDKIRYVHSLTELSQIIPMEHVQIPECVLQYDDEKIRAQTERLEQDQQHNNSTAAKERPKSMIADVGCDI from the exons ATgacttttatttcacatgttTGTCAGCCTCAGCGAGCTGAAGCCTGTCCTCCCCGGCCGAGGATGGGCACAGCAGAAGCCACTTTACGCATGGACAGCATGGAGGTCAAGGACGAGTGGCAGGACGAGGACTTCCCCAG GCCTCTACCAGAAGATGGAGATGTTGATTCTTCATGTGGCCTCACCGACAACAGAAAAT ACCCCCCCGCCTCTCTGAATGTGGGCGAGAGCGTGGCGCAGCATAAGCGTCGCACCCTGGTGGCCCCCGACATGAACCTGTCCCTGGATCAGAGCGAGGGCTCCGTGCTCTCTGACAGTTACCTGGAAACGCCCGACGACCTGGACATCAACGTGGAAGACATCGAGACCCCCGATGACACCGACTCGCTGGAGTTCATCAACAACGGCAACGAGCTGGAGTGGGAAG ACGACACGCCGGTGGCCACGGCCAAACGTCTTCCAGGCGACagcgaggaagagagagacTCGTCGGGTCGTCTGTGGAGAACGGTGATCATCGGCGACCAGGAGCAGAGGATCGACATGCAGGTCATCAGGCCGTACCTGAGGGTGGTCACACATGgag gtTATTATGGCGAGGGTCTGAACGCCATCATCGTGTTTGCAGCCTGCTGCCTTCCTGACAGCAACTGTGAGGACTACACGTACATCATGGAGAACCTCTTCCT ATATGTGGTGAGCAGCCTGGAGCTTCTGGTGGCAGAAGATTACATGATCGTTTACCTGAACGGAGCCACTCCTCGCAGGAAGATGCCCGGCATCAGCTGGCTGAAGAGATGCTACCAGATGATCGACAGGAA ACTGAGGAAGAATCTGAAGTGTCTCATCATCGCTCACCCCACGTGGTTCATCCGCACCGTCCTCGCCATCTCAAGACCCTTCATCAG TGTGAAGTTCATGGATAAAATCCGCTACGTTCACTCACTGACGGAACTGAGTCAGATCATCCCCATGGAGCATGTGCAGATCCCAGAGTGTGTGCTGCA GTACGATGACGAGAAGATAAGAGCACAGACGGAAAG ACTTGAGCAAGATCAGCAGCACAACAACTCAACAGCAGCTAAAGAAAG GCCAAAGTCAATGATAGCAGATGTTGGATGTGACATCTGA
- the LOC133968072 gene encoding excitatory amino acid transporter 1-like isoform X3 → METDCPQSELNSVKVEEPQEIQTYRRCNIVAFLKRNTFVILTVIAVLSGIGLGFALRPINMSDRDVRYLMFPGEMLLRILQMLILPLIVSSLISGTSSFDRKAYGRIGLRAVCYYLLTTLIATVTGILLAVIIQPGNWSRNTSASSGGRTEAVQNVDAVLDLIRNMIPSNLVEACFRKFKTVYSRSVSTGFNITEAGENNNTVPVPGSSDGMNMLGLLVFSVAFGLILGGMGSQGKPLRDFFDCLNQAIMHLVNIFIWYSPVGIFFLMAGQVVKMTDMGAMGQEVGMYTLTVIAGLVVHSFLTLPLIYFSVTRKNPFRFMSGVLQALATAFGTSSSSATLPVTLHCMEVNHSMDTRVTRFLLPTGATMNMDGGALYEAVAALFIAQLHNMNFDLGRIIVLSDRLRTTTNVLGDCIGVGVVQHLSRRELQNPGPAGESLMEENLHL, encoded by the exons ATGGAAACAGATTGTCCTCAGTCTGAGTTGAACTCAGTAAAAGTGGAAGAACCTCAGGAAATTCAAACATACCGCAGATGTAATATTGTGGCGTTCCTGAAGAGAAACACTTTTGTTATCCTCACAGTTATAGCTGTTCTATCAG GAATTGGTCTGGGCTTTGCTCTACGACCCATTAACATGTCAGACAGGGATGTAAGATACTTAATGTTTCCCGGAGAGATGCTGCTGAGAATCCTGCAGATGCTGATTCTTCCTCTCATCGTTTCAAGTCTGATTTCAG GCACGTCGTCTTTTGACAGGAAAGCTTATGGGAGAATTGGACTGAGGGCGGTTTGCTATTACCTGCTCACCACACTTATTGCTACAGTCACTGGTATCCTTTTAGCCGTCATCATCCAGCCAGGGAACTGGTCCAGGAACACCTCGGCCTCCTCTGGTGGTAGAACGGAGGCTGTGCAGAATGTGGACGCTGTTCTGGATCTAATCAG aaacatGATCCCCTCCAATCTGGTTGAAGCTTGTTTCAGAAAG TTTAAAACAGTTTATTCCAGAAGTGTTTCTACAGGATTTAATATCACTGAGGCCGGTGAGAACA ACAACACTGTACCAGTGCCGGGCTCGTCAGATGGTATGAATATGTTGGGGCTGTTGGTCTTCTCCGTGGCCTTCGGCCTCATTCTGGGCGGCATGGGGTCTCAGGGAAAACCTCTGAGGGATTTCTTTGACTGCCTCAATCAAGCTATTATGCATCTGGTCAACATATTCATCTG GTACTCCCCTGTGGGAATCTTCTTCCTGATGGCAGGGCAGGTTGTGAAGATGACAGATATGGGAGCGATGGGCCAGGAAGTAGGGATGTACACTCTCACTGTGATTGCTGGCCTGGTGGTTCACAGTTTCCTCACTCTGCCCCTCATCTACTTTTCTGTCACACGAAAGAATCCCTTCAGATTCATGAGTGGTGTTCTGCAGGCTCTCGCCACCGCCTTTGGGACGTCATCAAG ctctGCAACTTTACCTGTAACTCTTCACTGCATGGAGGTCAATCACAGCATGGACACACGGGTGACCCGCTTCTTGCTTCCTACTGGCGCCACAATGAACATGGATGGTGGAGCCCTCTATGAAGCAGTGGCAGCTTTATTCATAGCCCAGCTACATAATATGAATTTTGACCTGGGTCGAATCATCGTCCTCAG TGATCGTTTGAGGACAACCACCAACGTACTGGGAGACTGTATTGGTGTCGGTGTGGTTCAGCATCTGTCCAGACGTGAGCTGCAGAACCCCGGGCCTGCAGGAGAAAGTTTGATGGAAGAAAACCTCCATCTATGA
- the LOC133968251 gene encoding excitatory amino acid transporter 1-like isoform X2, which produces METDCLQSELDSVKVAEPQEIQTYRRCNIVAFLKRNTFVILTVTAVLSGIGLGFALRPINMSDRDVRYLMFPGEMLLRILQMLILPLIVSSLISGTSSVDRKAYGRIGLRAVCYYLLTTLIATVTGIVLAVIIQPGNWSRNTSASSGGRTEAVQNVDAVLDLIRNMIPSNLVEACFRKFKTVYSRSVSTGINITEAGENNNTVPVPGSSDGMNMLGLLVFSVAFGLILGSMGSQGKPLRDFFDCLNQAIMHLVNIFIWYSPVGIFFLMAGQVVKMTDMGAMGQEVGMYTLTVIAGLLIHSFLTLPLIYLSITRKNPFRFMSGVLQALTTAFGTSSSSATLPVTLHCMEVNHSMDERVTRFMLPTGATMNMDGAALYEAVAALFIAQLHNMNFDFGQIIVLSDRLRTTTNVLGDCIGVGVVQHLSRRELQSPGPAGESLMEENLHL; this is translated from the exons ATGGAAACAGATTGTCTTCAGTCTGAGTTGGACTCAGTAAAAGTGGCAGAACCTCAGGAAATTCAAACATACCGCAGATGTAATATTGTGGCGTTCCTGAAGAGAAACACTTTTGTTATCCTCACAGTTACAGCTGTTCTATCAG GAATTGGTCTGGGCTTTGCTCTACGACCCATTAACATGTCAGACAGGGATGTAAGATACTTAATGTTTCCCGGAGAGATGCTGCTGAGAATCCTGCAGATGCTGATTCTTCCTCTCATCGTTTCAAGTCTGATTTCAG GCACATCGTCTGTGGACAGGAAAGCTTATGGGAGAATTGGACTGAGGGCGGTTTGCTACTACCTGCTCACCACACTTATTGCTACAGTCACTGGTATTGTTTTAGCTGTCATCATCCAGCCAGGGAACTGGTCCAGGAACACCTCGGCCTCCTCTGGTGGTAGAACGGAGGCTGTGCAGAATGTGGACGCTGTTCTGGATCTAATCAG aaacatGATCCCCTCCAATCTGGTTGAAGCTTGTTTCAGAAAG TTTAAAACAGTTTATTCCAGAAGTGTTTCTACAGGAATTAATATCACTGAGGCCGGTGAAAACA ACAACACTGTACCAGTGCCGGGCTCTTCAGATGGTATGAATATGTTGGGGCTGTTGGTCTTCTCTGTGGCCTTCGGCCTCATTCTGGGCAGCATGGGGTCTCAGGGAAAACCTCTGAGGGATTTCTTTGACTGCCTCAATCAAGCTATTATGCATCTGGTCAACATATTCATCTG GTACTCCCCTGTGGGAATTTTCTTCCTGATGGCAGGGCAGGTTGTGAAGATGACAGATATGGGAGCGATGGGCCAGGAAGTAGGGATGTATACTCTCACTGTGATTGCTGGCCTGCTAATTCACAGTTTCCTCACTCTGCCCCTCATCTACCTTTCTATCACACGGAAGAATCCCTTCAGATTCATGAGTGGTGTTCTGCAGGCTCTCACCACCGCCTTTGGGACGTCATCAAG ctctGCAACTTTACCTGTAACTCTTCACTGCATGGAGGTCAATCACAGCATGGATGAACGGGTGACCCGCTTCATGCTTCCTACTGGCGCCACAATGAACATGGACGGTGCGGCCCTCTATGAAGCAGTGGCAGCTTTATTCATAGCCCAGCTACATAATATGAATTTTGACTTCGGTCAAATCATCGTCCTCAG TGATCGTTTGAGGACAACCACCAACGTACTGGGAGACTGTATTGGTGTCGGTGTGGTTCAGCATCTGTCCAGACGTGAGCTGCAGAGCCCCGGGCCTGCAGGAGAAAGTTTAATGGAAGAAAACCTCCATCTATGA
- the LOC133968251 gene encoding excitatory amino acid transporter 1-like isoform X1 codes for METDCLQSELDSVKVAEPQEIQTYRRCNIVAFLKRNTFVILTVTAVLSGIGLGFALRPINMSDRDVRYLMFPGEMLLRILQMLILPLIVSSLISGTSSVDRKAYGRIGLRAVCYYLLTTLIATVTGIVLAVIIQPGNWSRNTSASSGGRTEAVQNVDAVLDLIRNMIPSNLVEACFRKFKTVYSRSVSTGINITEAGENNNTVPVPGSSDGMNMLGLLVFSVAFGLILGSMGSQGKPLRDFFDCLNQAIMHLVNIFIWYSPVGIFFLMAGQVVKMTDMGAMGQEVGMYTLTVIAGLLIHSFLTLPLIYLSITRKNPFRFMSGVLQALTTAFGTSSSSATLPVTLHCMEVNHSMDERVTRFMLPTGATMNMDGAALYEAVAALFIAQLHNMNFDFGQIIVLSLIVIVASTGAAGIPQAGMVTMMIVLSSAGLPTENISLLIMVDWILDRLRTTTNVLGDCIGVGVVQHLSRRELQSPGPAGESLMEENLHL; via the exons ATGGAAACAGATTGTCTTCAGTCTGAGTTGGACTCAGTAAAAGTGGCAGAACCTCAGGAAATTCAAACATACCGCAGATGTAATATTGTGGCGTTCCTGAAGAGAAACACTTTTGTTATCCTCACAGTTACAGCTGTTCTATCAG GAATTGGTCTGGGCTTTGCTCTACGACCCATTAACATGTCAGACAGGGATGTAAGATACTTAATGTTTCCCGGAGAGATGCTGCTGAGAATCCTGCAGATGCTGATTCTTCCTCTCATCGTTTCAAGTCTGATTTCAG GCACATCGTCTGTGGACAGGAAAGCTTATGGGAGAATTGGACTGAGGGCGGTTTGCTACTACCTGCTCACCACACTTATTGCTACAGTCACTGGTATTGTTTTAGCTGTCATCATCCAGCCAGGGAACTGGTCCAGGAACACCTCGGCCTCCTCTGGTGGTAGAACGGAGGCTGTGCAGAATGTGGACGCTGTTCTGGATCTAATCAG aaacatGATCCCCTCCAATCTGGTTGAAGCTTGTTTCAGAAAG TTTAAAACAGTTTATTCCAGAAGTGTTTCTACAGGAATTAATATCACTGAGGCCGGTGAAAACA ACAACACTGTACCAGTGCCGGGCTCTTCAGATGGTATGAATATGTTGGGGCTGTTGGTCTTCTCTGTGGCCTTCGGCCTCATTCTGGGCAGCATGGGGTCTCAGGGAAAACCTCTGAGGGATTTCTTTGACTGCCTCAATCAAGCTATTATGCATCTGGTCAACATATTCATCTG GTACTCCCCTGTGGGAATTTTCTTCCTGATGGCAGGGCAGGTTGTGAAGATGACAGATATGGGAGCGATGGGCCAGGAAGTAGGGATGTATACTCTCACTGTGATTGCTGGCCTGCTAATTCACAGTTTCCTCACTCTGCCCCTCATCTACCTTTCTATCACACGGAAGAATCCCTTCAGATTCATGAGTGGTGTTCTGCAGGCTCTCACCACCGCCTTTGGGACGTCATCAAG ctctGCAACTTTACCTGTAACTCTTCACTGCATGGAGGTCAATCACAGCATGGATGAACGGGTGACCCGCTTCATGCTTCCTACTGGCGCCACAATGAACATGGACGGTGCGGCCCTCTATGAAGCAGTGGCAGCTTTATTCATAGCCCAGCTACATAATATGAATTTTGACTTCGGTCAAATCATCGTCCTCAG TTTGATTGTTATAGTTGCGAGCACTGGTGCGGCAGGCATCCCACAGGCCGGAATGGTAACCATGATGATAGTGTTGTCATCCGCTGGACTGCCCACTGAAAATATCTCACTGCTTATCATGGTTGATTGGATTCT TGATCGTTTGAGGACAACCACCAACGTACTGGGAGACTGTATTGGTGTCGGTGTGGTTCAGCATCTGTCCAGACGTGAGCTGCAGAGCCCCGGGCCTGCAGGAGAAAGTTTAATGGAAGAAAACCTCCATCTATGA
- the atcayb gene encoding caytaxin isoform X2, which yields MGTAEATLRMDSMEVKDEWQDEDFPRPLPEDGDVDSSCGLTDNRKYPPASLNVGESVAQHKRRTLVAPDMNLSLDQSEGSVLSDSYLETPDDLDINVEDIETPDDTDSLEFINNGNELEWEDDTPVATAKRLPGDSEEERDSSGRLWRTVIIGDQEQRIDMQVIRPYLRVVTHGGYYGEGLNAIIVFAACCLPDSNCEDYTYIMENLFLYVVSSLELLVAEDYMIVYLNGATPRRKMPGISWLKRCYQMIDRKLRKNLKCLIIAHPTWFIRTVLAISRPFISVKFMDKIRYVHSLTELSQIIPMEHVQIPECVLQYDDEKIRAQTERLEQDQQHNNSTAAKERPKSMIADVGCDI from the exons ATGGGCACAGCAGAAGCCACTTTACGCATGGACAGCATGGAGGTCAAGGACGAGTGGCAGGACGAGGACTTCCCCAG GCCTCTACCAGAAGATGGAGATGTTGATTCTTCATGTGGCCTCACCGACAACAGAAAAT ACCCCCCCGCCTCTCTGAATGTGGGCGAGAGCGTGGCGCAGCATAAGCGTCGCACCCTGGTGGCCCCCGACATGAACCTGTCCCTGGATCAGAGCGAGGGCTCCGTGCTCTCTGACAGTTACCTGGAAACGCCCGACGACCTGGACATCAACGTGGAAGACATCGAGACCCCCGATGACACCGACTCGCTGGAGTTCATCAACAACGGCAACGAGCTGGAGTGGGAAG ACGACACGCCGGTGGCCACGGCCAAACGTCTTCCAGGCGACagcgaggaagagagagacTCGTCGGGTCGTCTGTGGAGAACGGTGATCATCGGCGACCAGGAGCAGAGGATCGACATGCAGGTCATCAGGCCGTACCTGAGGGTGGTCACACATGgag gtTATTATGGCGAGGGTCTGAACGCCATCATCGTGTTTGCAGCCTGCTGCCTTCCTGACAGCAACTGTGAGGACTACACGTACATCATGGAGAACCTCTTCCT ATATGTGGTGAGCAGCCTGGAGCTTCTGGTGGCAGAAGATTACATGATCGTTTACCTGAACGGAGCCACTCCTCGCAGGAAGATGCCCGGCATCAGCTGGCTGAAGAGATGCTACCAGATGATCGACAGGAA ACTGAGGAAGAATCTGAAGTGTCTCATCATCGCTCACCCCACGTGGTTCATCCGCACCGTCCTCGCCATCTCAAGACCCTTCATCAG TGTGAAGTTCATGGATAAAATCCGCTACGTTCACTCACTGACGGAACTGAGTCAGATCATCCCCATGGAGCATGTGCAGATCCCAGAGTGTGTGCTGCA GTACGATGACGAGAAGATAAGAGCACAGACGGAAAG ACTTGAGCAAGATCAGCAGCACAACAACTCAACAGCAGCTAAAGAAAG GCCAAAGTCAATGATAGCAGATGTTGGATGTGACATCTGA
- the LOC133968072 gene encoding excitatory amino acid transporter 1-like isoform X2 — METDCPQSELNSVKVEEPQEIQTYRRCNIVAFLKRNTFVILTVIAVLSGIGLGFALRPINMSDRDVRYLMFPGEMLLRILQMLILPLIVSSLISGTSSFDRKAYGRIGLRAVCYYLLTTLIATVTGILLAVIIQPGNWSRNTSASSGGRTEAVQNVDAVLDLIRNMIPSNLVEACFRKFKTVYSRSVSTGFNITEADNTVPVPGSSDGMNMLGLLVFSVAFGLILGGMGSQGKPLRDFFDCLNQAIMHLVNIFIWYSPVGIFFLMAGQVVKMTDMGAMGQEVGMYTLTVIAGLVVHSFLTLPLIYFSVTRKNPFRFMSGVLQALATAFGTSSSSATLPVTLHCMEVNHSMDTRVTRFLLPTGATMNMDGGALYEAVAALFIAQLHNMNFDLGRIIVLSLIVIVASTGGAGIPQAGLVTLMIVLSTAGLPTENISLLIMVDWILDRLRTTTNVLGDCIGVGVVQHLSRRELQNPGPAGESLMEENLHL; from the exons ATGGAAACAGATTGTCCTCAGTCTGAGTTGAACTCAGTAAAAGTGGAAGAACCTCAGGAAATTCAAACATACCGCAGATGTAATATTGTGGCGTTCCTGAAGAGAAACACTTTTGTTATCCTCACAGTTATAGCTGTTCTATCAG GAATTGGTCTGGGCTTTGCTCTACGACCCATTAACATGTCAGACAGGGATGTAAGATACTTAATGTTTCCCGGAGAGATGCTGCTGAGAATCCTGCAGATGCTGATTCTTCCTCTCATCGTTTCAAGTCTGATTTCAG GCACGTCGTCTTTTGACAGGAAAGCTTATGGGAGAATTGGACTGAGGGCGGTTTGCTATTACCTGCTCACCACACTTATTGCTACAGTCACTGGTATCCTTTTAGCCGTCATCATCCAGCCAGGGAACTGGTCCAGGAACACCTCGGCCTCCTCTGGTGGTAGAACGGAGGCTGTGCAGAATGTGGACGCTGTTCTGGATCTAATCAG aaacatGATCCCCTCCAATCTGGTTGAAGCTTGTTTCAGAAAG TTTAAAACAGTTTATTCCAGAAGTGTTTCTACAGGATTTAATATCACTGAGGCCG ACAACACTGTACCAGTGCCGGGCTCGTCAGATGGTATGAATATGTTGGGGCTGTTGGTCTTCTCCGTGGCCTTCGGCCTCATTCTGGGCGGCATGGGGTCTCAGGGAAAACCTCTGAGGGATTTCTTTGACTGCCTCAATCAAGCTATTATGCATCTGGTCAACATATTCATCTG GTACTCCCCTGTGGGAATCTTCTTCCTGATGGCAGGGCAGGTTGTGAAGATGACAGATATGGGAGCGATGGGCCAGGAAGTAGGGATGTACACTCTCACTGTGATTGCTGGCCTGGTGGTTCACAGTTTCCTCACTCTGCCCCTCATCTACTTTTCTGTCACACGAAAGAATCCCTTCAGATTCATGAGTGGTGTTCTGCAGGCTCTCGCCACCGCCTTTGGGACGTCATCAAG ctctGCAACTTTACCTGTAACTCTTCACTGCATGGAGGTCAATCACAGCATGGACACACGGGTGACCCGCTTCTTGCTTCCTACTGGCGCCACAATGAACATGGATGGTGGAGCCCTCTATGAAGCAGTGGCAGCTTTATTCATAGCCCAGCTACATAATATGAATTTTGACCTGGGTCGAATCATCGTCCTCAG TTTGATTGTTATAGTTGCGAGCACTGGTGGGGCAGGCATCCCACAGGCTGGACTGGTAACCCTGATGATAGTGTTGTCAACCGCTGGACTGCCCACTGAAAATATCTCACTGCTTATCATGGTTGATTGGATTCT TGATCGTTTGAGGACAACCACCAACGTACTGGGAGACTGTATTGGTGTCGGTGTGGTTCAGCATCTGTCCAGACGTGAGCTGCAGAACCCCGGGCCTGCAGGAGAAAGTTTGATGGAAGAAAACCTCCATCTATGA